Genomic DNA from Niallia circulans:
AACGATTATGAAGTCATTAATGGAACTGAAATTAATATTTATGAACAATTAGAGAAGGTTGCGAGCATTAATCGCTCATTAGTATTAGCTGATATAAATGTTTTGCGCATTGGTGTGACTAGACAAAAACTCGAGGATTATTTCTTGCAATTAACAGGAGGTGGCACGAATGCTTAATCTTTTAACAGCGGAAAGAATCAAGCTGCTTCACAGTAAAAAGTTATGGGTGGTTTTAGCTATTTTCACGGCACTTCCAATCCTGCAAGTTATAAATACGAATTGGAATGTTAGTAATGGGGCGAAGCTTGTTCAAGCTATTGATACAGTCGTTAATGGAGCAACAAGCATTTTGATGATGGAGAAAAATGCCTTGACGATTTTACTCATCCTTAGCGCCTTTATTAGCTTTTTTATTGGCGAAGAATTCCAAAATGGAACGGTTCGCAACGCCTTATCACTTGGCCGCAGCCGCACACATTATTATCTGTCGAAATTGATCATTGCCGCAGTTCTTTCTCTTATTGGTATGATCATCATGACCTGTCTTGGCATGGCAGGCTTCTCAACTATTTTTGGCTTTGGTAACATTGCACATATCAGTGATTACACTTCGTTCGCGATGAAATCATTTAGTACCTTATATCTGCTTATATTGGCGAACGTTTCTATTTATATTTTGATTACCTTTTTAACAAAAAGCATAGGAATTTCCCTTATTTGGAGCTTTCTTTATACGATGGGAACAGGCTTTGGCGCAGGCATCTTTCAGCAAACCGAGCATTTTCAGCAGCTTACATTTTGGTTCACGGAATCGTTCTTGTTCTATTCTGATTTTGCCGCACCAATAGATATTGCAAAATATCCTAATATGGTATTAGTAAGTGTGATTACAATCGTGGTATCATCAACGTTAGGAATCCTTCTGTTTAAACGAACAGACATAAAGTAGGGTGATAGAGATGGCAGCGATATTAATCATGGAAGATGATTTGGCGATTCATTCACTTATAAAAGAAGCATTAGCTTTGCATAAGCTTGAAACACTCAGTGCCTATTCTGGTACGGAGGGGAAACTGCTTTTTGAACAAAAGCAAATAGATTTAGTACTGCTTGACTTAATGCTTCCGGGGATGAATGGACAAGAATTTCTGCAAGGAATCCGCCAGAGCTCAAGCGTTCCCGTCATTGTCATCACCGCCATAAATGAGCAGCATACAAAACTAGATTTATTAACGAGCGGGGCAGATGATTATATCACAAAGCCTTTTGACATAACGGAGCTGCTTGCACGGATTCACATTCAATTACGACATGCGGCGCAGGCTTCTGTCAGCACTAGGAAGGACATTCATTACGAGGAAATCAGCTTGAATTTAGACACTCGCGAAGTGAAGATAAAGGAGCAAGCCATTCACCTCACTGGCCGGGAATATGCAATCCTGCTGCTTTTTTTAGAAAATCCGCAGAAAGTATTCAGCCGTGCCAATATATACGAAAGTGTGTGGAATGAACCGTTTTTTGACAGTGATAAAACGATAAATATGCATATCAGCAATTTACGCAATAAGTTAAATAGAGAAGATACAAATTATATAAAGACAGTATGGGGCATTGGCTTCAAATTTGATTAACAGAAGGGCTTGTTGGGGCGATGTGGGAATGGGTA
This window encodes:
- a CDS encoding ABC transporter permease; this translates as MLNLLTAERIKLLHSKKLWVVLAIFTALPILQVINTNWNVSNGAKLVQAIDTVVNGATSILMMEKNALTILLILSAFISFFIGEEFQNGTVRNALSLGRSRTHYYLSKLIIAAVLSLIGMIIMTCLGMAGFSTIFGFGNIAHISDYTSFAMKSFSTLYLLILANVSIYILITFLTKSIGISLIWSFLYTMGTGFGAGIFQQTEHFQQLTFWFTESFLFYSDFAAPIDIAKYPNMVLVSVITIVVSSTLGILLFKRTDIK
- a CDS encoding response regulator transcription factor, translated to MAAILIMEDDLAIHSLIKEALALHKLETLSAYSGTEGKLLFEQKQIDLVLLDLMLPGMNGQEFLQGIRQSSSVPVIVITAINEQHTKLDLLTSGADDYITKPFDITELLARIHIQLRHAAQASVSTRKDIHYEEISLNLDTREVKIKEQAIHLTGREYAILLLFLENPQKVFSRANIYESVWNEPFFDSDKTINMHISNLRNKLNREDTNYIKTVWGIGFKFD